In the Synergistaceae bacterium genome, one interval contains:
- the nudC gene encoding NAD(+) diphosphatase gives MLVFNREKILVNGNNYDFDNDYINSHSGVEIVNDSRKFPDCWQVLTKWLDVDSINLFDNEKFINLRELYHLGGLEAFTRASGAWEFANWYRNVKICSFCGDKLMPSNNDFGRVCPSCKRVFYAPQSPAVIVAVECENKLLLAHNKAWPSDRVSIIAGFVEPGESLENTVMREIREEVGIEVCNIKYFGSQTWPFPNSLMLGFTAEYKSGKLHPDGSEIESAGFYTCDEINKMNIPDKASIARKLIDNFIATH, from the coding sequence ATGTTAGTATTTAACAGAGAAAAAATTTTAGTGAACGGCAATAATTACGACTTTGATAATGATTATATAAATTCACATTCGGGCGTTGAGATTGTGAACGACTCGCGAAAATTTCCGGATTGCTGGCAAGTTTTAACTAAGTGGCTTGACGTTGACTCGATAAATTTATTTGACAACGAAAAATTTATAAATCTTCGTGAATTATATCATTTAGGAGGCTTAGAGGCTTTTACTCGTGCTTCAGGTGCGTGGGAATTTGCGAACTGGTACAGGAACGTAAAAATCTGCTCATTCTGCGGAGATAAATTAATGCCCAGTAATAACGATTTCGGACGAGTCTGCCCGTCATGTAAAAGAGTCTTCTATGCGCCTCAATCTCCGGCCGTAATAGTAGCTGTTGAATGTGAGAATAAATTATTGCTAGCTCATAATAAAGCGTGGCCAAGTGATAGAGTTAGCATAATTGCGGGATTTGTTGAGCCCGGCGAGTCCCTTGAGAATACAGTAATGCGTGAGATTCGCGAAGAAGTCGGGATTGAAGTATGCAATATAAAATATTTTGGCTCACAGACTTGGCCGTTTCCGAATTCTTTAATGCTGGGATTCACTGCTGAATATAAATCAGGCAAATTACACCCCGACGGCTCAGAAATTGAGTCAGCAGGCTTTTACACTTGCGACGAAATTAATAAAATGAACATTCCCGATAAAGCCAGCATCGCAAGAAAATTAATTGATAATTTTATCGCGACTCATTAA
- a CDS encoding nucleoside phosphorylase translates to MEIFLLLIALIFISSKCFASQNWESSADNPVMSDNLQYHIHCKDGDINKYVLLPGDPARTDLIAQEWDESKFIANNREYKTFSGKISNIPVSTCSTGIGGSSAAIAIEELANLGANTFIRIGTCGAINPEINCGDIIICSGAVRHDGTSTNYVESSYPAMAHHEIILALIEACERLGKKYHVGISCSTASFHAGQARPGFKNFSQSFHRERIKDLQDSRVLNFEMEAATIFTLANLYGLRAGAVFAVVADRNKNKFVYSGIEDSIIIANEAVKILADWDNLKGERKYFYPGLLVNQEAK, encoded by the coding sequence ATGGAAATATTTTTATTGCTAATTGCGTTAATATTTATCTCGTCAAAATGCTTTGCTTCTCAAAACTGGGAATCAAGCGCAGATAATCCCGTAATGTCTGATAATCTTCAATATCATATACACTGTAAAGACGGCGATATAAATAAATATGTCTTACTGCCCGGAGATCCTGCACGAACTGATTTAATAGCTCAAGAATGGGACGAGTCAAAATTTATAGCTAATAACCGCGAATATAAAACTTTCAGCGGCAAAATCTCAAATATTCCCGTGAGTACCTGCTCAACTGGTATAGGCGGCTCATCTGCTGCAATTGCCATTGAAGAACTTGCTAACTTGGGCGCGAATACTTTTATACGTATAGGGACATGCGGGGCGATTAATCCTGAAATTAACTGCGGGGATATTATAATCTGTTCGGGAGCTGTCAGACATGACGGAACAAGCACAAATTATGTCGAGTCTTCTTATCCGGCAATGGCTCATCATGAAATTATTTTAGCTTTAATCGAGGCATGTGAGAGGCTCGGCAAAAAATATCATGTCGGAATTTCTTGTTCTACTGCGTCATTTCACGCGGGGCAGGCTCGGCCGGGATTCAAAAATTTTTCGCAGTCATTTCACCGTGAAAGAATAAAAGATTTACAGGATTCACGGGTCTTAAATTTTGAGATGGAAGCGGCTACTATTTTTACACTTGCTAATTTATACGGACTAAGGGCGGGGGCGGTCTTTGCTGTAGTTGCTGACAGGAATAAAAATAAGTTCGTTTATTCAGGCATTGAAGACAGTATTATAATTGCAAATGAAGCTGTAAAAATTTTAGCAGACTGGGATAATTTAAAAGGTGAACGCAAATATTTTTATCCCGGACTGTTAGTAAATCAGGAGGCTAAATAA